The following coding sequences lie in one Sorghum bicolor cultivar BTx623 chromosome 6, Sorghum_bicolor_NCBIv3, whole genome shotgun sequence genomic window:
- the LOC8075901 gene encoding polyadenylate-binding protein 2: protein MAAQVAAAAASVAVAVPNGSPGAVPAVVSPGAVGVGVGVAQPLPTTSLYVGDLEGSVSDSQLYELFSQAGQVVSVRVCRDVTSRRSLGYAYVNFSNPLDAARALEVLNFAVLNNKPIRVMYSNRDPSSRRSGSANIFIKNLDKTIDNKTLHETFSSFGTILSCKVAMDEAGQSKGFGFVQYEKEEAAQNAIKSLNGMLINDKPVFVGPFLRKQERDHSFDKTKFNNVFVKNLSESTTKEDLLKVFGEYGSITSAVVMIGMDGKSRCFGFINFENPDAASRAVQELNGKKINDKEWYVGRAQKKSEREMELKRRFEQSLKDAADKYQGLNLYLKNLDDSIGDDQLRELFSNFGKITSYKVMRDQNGLSKGSGFVAFSTREEASQALTEMNGKMISGKPLYVAFAQRKEDRKAMLQAQFSQMRPAVPMTPTLAPRLPMYPPMAPQQLFYGQAPPAMIPPQPGFGFQQQLVPGMRPGGPHMPNYFVPVVQQGQQGPRPGMRRGAGAQGQQPVPPFQQQIVPRGRMYRYPTGRNMPEAPAMPGVAGGMIQAYDMGGFPVRDAAVSPAAQIGTLTSALANANPEQQRTILGENLYPLVEQLEPNQAAKVTGMLLEMDQTEVLHLLESPDALKSKVAEAMDVLRNVAHQQNPNTPTNQLAALSLTEGIIS from the exons ATGGCGGCGcaagtggcggcggcggcggcgtcggtggcggtggcggtgccgAATGGGAGCCCGGGCGCTGTCCCCGCGGTGGTTTCACCGGGAgcggtcggcgtcggcgtcggcgtggcGCAGCCGCTCCCGACCACGTCGCTCTACGTGGGCGACCTGGAGGGCTCCGTCTCGGACTCGCAGCTGTACGAGCTCTTCAGCCAGGCCGGGCAGGTGGTGTCGGTGCGCGTCTGCAGGGACGTCACCTCGCGCCGCTCGCTCGGATACGCCTACGTCAACTTCAGCAACCCCTTGGATG CTGCAAGAGCATTGGAAGTGCTGAACTTTGCTGTTCTTAACAACAAGCCTATCAGGGTGATGTATTCAAACCGTGACCCAAGCAGCCGTAGGAGTGGATCTGCTAACATTTTCATAAAG AATCTTGACAAGACAATAGACAATAAAACCCTTCATGAGACCTTTTCTTCATTTGGAACCATTCTCTCATGTAAGGTAGCCATGGATGAAGCAGGCCAATCCAAAGGCTTTGGTTTTGTTCAGTATGAAAAAGAAGAAGCTGCACAGAATGCTATAAAAAGTCTAAACGGGATGCTTATAAATGATAAGCCTGTTTTTGTTGGACCTTTTCTTCGCAAGCAAGAAAGAGATCATTCTTTTGACAAGACAAAATTTAACAATGTCTTTGTGAAAAATTTGTCCGAGTCTACCACAAAGGAAGATTTACTCAAAGTATTTGGTGAATATGGGAGTATTACAAGTGCTGTTGTAATGATTGGCATGGATGGTAAATCAAGGTGCTTTGGTTTCATCAATTTTGAGAATCCAGATGCAGCTTCCCGTGCTGTTCAGGAACTTAATGGTAAGAAGATAAATGACAAAGAGTGGTATGTTGGAAGAGCTCAGAAGAAGTCAGAAAGAGAGATGGAACTAAAAAGGAGATTTGAGCAAAGCTTGAAAGATGCTGCTGACAAATATCAAGGACTGAACTTGTACCTCAAGAACTTGGATGATAGCATTGGAGATGATCAACTTCGTGAGTTGTTCTCCAACTTTGGCAAAATTACTTCGTACAAG GTGATGCGTGACCAAAATGGTCTCAGCAAAGGCTCTGGATTTGTTGCTTTCTCAACTCGTGAGGAAGCATCTCAGGCT TTAACTGAAATGAATGGCAAAATGATATCTGGAAAAccattgtatgttgcatttgcacAGCGCAAAGAAGATAGAAAAGCGATGTTGCAG GCACAGTTTTCTCAGATGCGCCCTGCAGTACCAATGACACCCACTTTAGCCCCACGGCTTCCAATGTACCCTCCTATGGCTCCTCAGCAACTCTTCTATGGACAAGCACCGCCAGCTATGATACCCCCTCAG CCAGGATTTGGTTTccagcaacagcttgttccaggCATGAGGCCTGGTGGTCCCCATATGCCAAATTATTTCGTTCCGGTTGTCCAACAGGGCCAACAGGGTCCACGCCCAGGTATGAGGCGTGGAGCTGGAGCCCAGGGCCAGCAACCTGTGCCACCATTTCAGCAGCAG ATTGTTCCGCGCGGACGGATGTACCGTTATCCAACTGGTCGCAACATGCCTGAAGCTCCAGCGATGCCAGGGGTTGCTGGAGGTATGATCCAGGCATATGATATGGGAGGCTTCCCTGTGAGAGATGCAGCCGTATCACCGGCCGCCCAAATTGGGACTCTGACTTCTGCCCTTGCAAATGCTAATCCTGAGCAGCAAAGAACG ATACTTGGTGAAAATCTATACCCACTGGTTGAGCAACTGGAACCAAACCAAGCAGCAAAGGTCACTGGAATGCTTTTGGAGATGGATCAGACTGAGGTCCTGCACCTGCTCGAGTCCCCTGATGCTCTCAAGTCCAAGGTTGCTGAGGCGATGGATGTTCTACGCAATGTGGCCCATCAGCAAAACCCAAACACCCCGACCAATCAGCTTGCTGCATTATCACTGACCGAAGGCATTATCTCCTAA
- the LOC8075899 gene encoding uncharacterized protein LOC8075899 — protein MVEHADDASKFGSSMSPCFPLLVFHHHPNNGQEDNEDGEMLMFSISKQSLHTNMKRGLLLAAGGGGSSSSSMCWATPQGWMLLITQCHDDTDDDDDAAVSSACLWNPLTGDKFPLPDITEEEHRFPQACKCLLSHKDPTRPGCVVVLFHPSTPDMWYCQVIVDNNDDKTSTRWRWRHYSYDIGNYNLPEAYRPPTKMVIWEVAAFQGRLYFINSFTDMCAIDFTSSKDHPVFHYFEAHKVDFPEGMCFGAAWLLDCDDQLFLVDVSFVGVDPHDIGAIRVHKMDFSSSSSTPSNNPPRWHSVRDIGDAVFLLEDTGLATPCQASLHGLKGNQVYFMKNFVEDDADLCVFDLESECQEITRVHHLDGLLLHRRPFWIVPPS, from the coding sequence ATGGTGGAACACGCAGACGACGCTAGTAAATTTGGATCGTCCATGTCGCCGTGTTTTCCTTTGCTCGTTTTCCACCACCATCCTAATAACGGCCAAGAGGACAACGAAGACGGCGAGATGCTGATGTTCAGCATATCCAAACAAAGCCTGCACACGAACATGAAGCGTGGACTTCTTCTAGCTGCAggaggcggcggcagcagcagcagcagcatgtgCTGGGCCACGCCACAAGGATGGATGCTCCTCATCACCCAGTGCCATGATGAcaccgacgatgacgacgatgcGGCGGTGTCTTCGGCTTGTCTATGGAACCCTCTCACCGGCGACAAGTTTCCCTTACCGGATATCACGGAGGAGGAGCACAGGTTCCCACAGGCCTGCAAGTGCCTGCTCTCCCACAAGGACCCAACACGTCCTGGCTGCGTCGTCGTGCTCTTCCATCCTTCCACGCCTGACATGTGGTACTGCCAGGTCATCGTCGACAATAACGACGACAAGACCAGTACCCGTTGGAGATGGAGGCATTACTCATATGACATTGGTAACTACAATTTACCGGAGGCATATCGCCCTCCAACGAAGATGGTGATTTGGGAGGTTGCTGCGTTCCAAGGGAGGCTCTATTTCATCAATTCATTTACAGACATGTGCGCCATCGATTTCACAAGCAGCAAAGACCACCCTGTGTTCCACTATTTCGAAGCACACAAGGTTGATTTCCCCGAAGGGATGTGCTTCGGGGCGGCCTGGCTGCTCGACTGCGACGACCAGCTCTTCCTTGTCGACGTCTCGTTCGTCGGCGTCGATCCTCACGATATTGGCGCCATCCGCGTGCACAAGATGGActtctcgtcgtcgtcgtcgacaccCAGCAACAATCCTCCTCGTTGGCACAGTGTCCGTGACATTGGAGATGCCGTGTTCCTCCTGGAGGACACGGGCTTGGCAACGCCCTGCCAGGCGAGCCTTCACGGACTGAAAGGAAACCAGGTCTACTTCATGAAGAATTTCGTGGAAGATGATGCTGATCTGTGTGTTTTTGACTTGGAGTCGGAGTGCCAAGAGATTACCCGTGTCCACCATCTTGACGGCTTGCTTCTCCACCGCAGACCGTTCTGGATTGTGCCACCAAGCTAG
- the LOC8075900 gene encoding uncharacterized protein LOC8075900, with amino-acid sequence MATVKCARQCQSDPNGYFRSELLPSILPFPHSRSHPPLFPHPLLSHSQSREASPQVIGMSSTAEENAGAGGGGAARVVVVERVVTVEYLEASMSRELLGKFPDPSAFDFDYSQSGIWSPLNKVPRGGACCEAEAANSSTDFLIANPKRRARAGGWLKDSAGGSGKSRWRRRRLRRDGSFLDLHDTGGRARLDFSPPAPSPAKEGWRRVLKAAIRKFKARQRRSRQAPLLQMVLPML; translated from the exons ATGGCAACGGTCAAGTGTGCCCGCCAATGCCAAAGCGATCCCAACGGTTACTTTCGCAGCGAACTGCTCCCTTCTATTCTCCCCTTCCCACATTCGCGCTCACATCCTCCTCTGTTTCCACACCCACTACTGTCCCACTCCCAAAGTCGAGAGGCCTCCCCACAAGTGATCGGCATGAGTAGCACAGCCGAGGAAAACGCcggagccggcggcggcggcgcggcgcgcgTGGTGGTAGTCGAGCGTGTGGTGACGGTGGAGTACCTGGAGGCGTCCATGTCGCGGGAGCTGCTGGGCAAGTTCCCGGACCCCTCCGCGTTCGACTTCGACTACTCCCAGAGCGGCATCTGGTCCCCACTCAACAAGGTCCCGCGCGGCGGCGCGTGCTGCGAGGCCGAGGCGGCCAACTCCTCGACCGACTTCCTCATCGCCAACCCGAAGCGCAGGGCGCGGGCCGGCGGCTGGCTCAAGGACTCGGCCGGCGGCAGCGGGAAGTCGAGGTGGAGGCGCAGGCGGCTGCGGCGAGATGGGTCCTTCCTCGACCTCCACGACACGGGCGGCAGGGCCAGGCTCGACTTCTCGCCGCCGGCGCCTTCCCCCGCGAAG GAGGGGTGGAGGCGGGTGCTCAAGGCGGCCATCAGGAAGTTCAAGGCGCGGCAGCGGCGGTCCCGGCAGGCTCCCCTGCTCCAGATGGTCCTCCCCATGCTGTGA
- the LOC8060218 gene encoding uncharacterized protein LOC8060218 has product MACYSAVLQHPLGSSLTPCSASRAPPRLQRVGVAATPSVAASARPLARVRISPRCAYSGGAGATPGGSEELPAAALRRVLETPGAHQAPACYDALSARLVERAGFRACFTSGFSISAARLGLPDVGLISYGEMIDQGRLITEAVSVPVIGDADNGYGNCMNVKRTVKGFINAGFAGIILEDQVSPKACGHTQGRKVVSREEAIMHIKAAVDARNESGSDIVIVARTDSRQALSLDEALWRVRAFADAGADLLFIDALASREEMKAFCAIAPGVPKMANMLEGGGKTPILSPVELEEIGYKIIAYPLSLIGVSMRAMEDALIAIKGGRIPPPSSLPSFEEIKNTLGFNHYYEEDKRYAVTPAQSFYGTGYDNYTSEPKNPGDSRSRAEKPQEPVIDILPQLYDIGSSGSRGPSTGMWSRTLRLKVTGRDGVLKIDARIPAGFLEGMTRVIPGLAGANIMERLRNAPIDTDNPQNGQILLDFEDAMGDRIQVFIA; this is encoded by the exons ATGGCGTGCTACTCCGCCGTCCTGCAGCATCCGCTGGGCTCCTCTCTCACGCCGTGCTCCGCCTCGCGAGCCCCACCACGCCTCCAGCGCGTGGGCGTGGCGGCAACCCCCTCGGTCGCCGCCTCCGCCCGCCCTCTTGCCCGCGTCAGGATCTCACCGCGCTGCGCCTACTCCGGCGGAGCCGGCGCCACCCCTGGTGGGTCTGAGGAGCTACCCGCAGCGGCGCTCCGGCGGGTCCTGGAGACGCCTGGTGCGCACCAGGCGCCCGCCTGCTACGACGCGCTGAGCGCACGCCTCGTCGAGCGCGCCGGGTTCAGGGCCTGCTTCACGAGCG GTTTCTCAATCTCTGCTGCACGACTTGGGTTACCAGATGTTGGTCTCATCTCTTACGGGGAAATGATTGATCAGGGGCGTCTAATTACTGAAGCAGTTTCAGTCCCTGTGATCGGTGATGCCGATAATGGTTATGGGAACTGTATGAATGTCAAGAGGACAGTGAAAGGATTTATTAATGCTGGTTTTGCTGGAATTATTCTTGAAGATCAG GTGTCACCAAAAGCGTGTGGACATACACAAGGAAGGAAGGTTGTCTCAAGGGAGGAAGCAATTATGCACATAAAAGCAGCTGTCGATGCCAGGAATGAGAGTGGCTCTGATATTGTTATTGTGGCAAGGACAGATTCTCGTCAAGCTTTGTCTCTTGATGAAGCATTATGGAGAGTAAGGGCCTTTGCTGATGCTGGAGCAGATCTTCTATTCATTGATGCCCTTGCCTCAAGAGAAGAAATGAAGGCATTTTGTGCTATCGCACCTGGAGTTCCAAAAATG GCCAACATGTTAGAAGGCGGTGGTAAAACTCCTATACTGAGCCCTGTTGAACTGGAAGAAATAGGTTATAAAATCATAGCCTATCCATTATCTCTGATTGGTGTATCAATGCGTGCAATGGAG GATGCTCTTATTGCTATAAAGGGTGGTCGCATACCTCCTCCAAGCAGTTTGCCATCATTTGAGGAGATCAAGAATACTCTTGGGTTCAACCACTATTATGAAGAAGATAAACGATATGCGGTGACACCAGCCCAATCATTTTACGGGACTG GCTATGATAATTATACAAGTGAACCGAAAAATCCAGGAGATTCCAGGTCCAGGGCTGAAAAACCACAAGAACCTGTTATTGACATATTGCCTCAGCTCTATGATATTGGTTCCAGTGGCAGCAGAGGACCTTCAACTGGAATGTGGTCTCGAACTCTTCGACTAAAGGTTACAGGAAGAGATGGAGTCCTCAAAATTGATGCCAGGATACCT GCTGGGTTCTTAGAAGGGATGACAAGAGTTATTCCAG GCTTGGCTGGAGCTAATATCATGGAAAGGCTTCGGAATGCGCCTATTGATACAGACAACCCCCAGAATGGTCAGATACTGCTTGATTTTGAGGACGCTATGGGAGATAGGATCCAGGTGTTTATTGCATGA